The Deltaproteobacteria bacterium genome window below encodes:
- a CDS encoding radical SAM protein codes for MILNLKQRILVHALDLLFALLAHIRNDQLFRWAYHLLALLAERLVRKDYYVAKIRWIRDLFDRNHPSLAVTRRILRGTNPHHRRTIIRAFIINQLLVGTNRRKAFAENNGGFYPPGFFVISPSMKCNLNCYGCYAGSYEKSAELRFEEVDWVFRQAKEMGIHFCVVSGGEPLFYPRIFELFEKHNDVIFHMYTNGSLIDEAACRRLAEVGNVIPAISVEGYEEETDRRRGKGQFARVMKAMDLLREARVLFGFSATLTRENADLLSSDEFVDFMIEKGCILGWYFMYVPIGREPNLDLMPTPEQRGRQFERLTALRAAKPILLADFWNDGPVVGGCIAGGRKYFHVNANGDVEPCVFCHYATHNIRTSSLQEAIDSPLFRHIRSCLPAYDNLLRPCTIIDRPEIGRNAIFEHNAYFTHEGAEIVYEHLAPAMDAYAEQYAEIADSLWRKYFANKMLNRG; via the coding sequence ATGATTCTTAATTTAAAGCAGAGAATCCTGGTTCACGCCCTGGATCTGCTCTTCGCCCTCCTGGCCCATATCAGGAACGACCAACTCTTCCGGTGGGCTTACCACCTCCTCGCCCTGCTGGCCGAAAGGCTCGTCAGGAAAGATTACTATGTGGCCAAGATCCGGTGGATCCGGGACCTGTTCGACAGGAACCACCCCAGCCTGGCGGTCACGCGGCGAATTCTAAGGGGCACCAACCCTCATCACCGCAGGACCATCATCCGGGCCTTCATCATCAACCAGTTGCTGGTGGGCACCAACCGCAGGAAGGCCTTCGCGGAAAACAACGGCGGTTTCTATCCCCCCGGATTTTTCGTGATCAGTCCCAGCATGAAATGCAACCTCAACTGCTACGGGTGCTATGCCGGTTCCTATGAGAAGTCAGCGGAGCTTCGCTTCGAAGAGGTGGACTGGGTCTTCCGCCAGGCCAAGGAGATGGGGATCCATTTCTGCGTTGTTTCGGGGGGCGAACCCCTTTTCTATCCGAGGATCTTTGAACTCTTCGAGAAGCACAATGACGTGATCTTCCATATGTACACCAACGGGAGCCTGATCGACGAGGCCGCTTGCAGGCGGCTGGCCGAGGTGGGAAATGTGATCCCTGCCATCAGCGTGGAAGGATACGAGGAGGAGACAGACAGGCGGCGCGGTAAGGGCCAGTTCGCCCGGGTCATGAAGGCCATGGACCTCCTGCGGGAGGCCCGGGTCCTTTTCGGTTTTTCAGCCACCCTGACCCGTGAAAATGCGGATCTTCTCAGCAGCGACGAATTCGTAGATTTCATGATCGAGAAGGGCTGCATCCTGGGCTGGTATTTCATGTACGTCCCCATCGGCCGGGAACCCAACCTGGATCTCATGCCCACGCCGGAACAAAGGGGCCGTCAATTCGAGCGCCTGACGGCCCTCAGGGCGGCCAAGCCCATTCTCCTGGCGGATTTCTGGAACGACGGCCCGGTAGTGGGGGGCTGCATCGCCGGGGGAAGAAAGTATTTTCACGTCAACGCCAACGGGGACGTGGAGCCCTGTGTGTTCTGCCATTATGCCACCCACAACATCCGCACAAGCTCCCTGCAGGAAGCCATCGACTCCCCGCTTTTCCGGCATATCCGATCCTGCCTTCCTGCTTACGACAATCTCCTGCGGCCATGCACCATCATCGACAGGCCCGAAATCGGCCGAAACGCCATCTTCGAGCACAATGCCTACTTCACCCACGAGGGGGCCGAAATCGTCTACGAGCACCTGGCCCCGGCCATGGACGCTTACGCGGAGCAATACGCAGAGATAGCCGACTCCCTGTGGCGGAAGTATTTTGCAAACAAGATGCTCAACCGGGGTTGA
- a CDS encoding small multi-drug export protein, whose product MLDTLTYLKQNLSDHFVIYFIPLYILGGRPAAVLSAQFLGYRISFLLPVVVLLDTIQVPFLYHLYGAVSDSALFKRLKGRAEKKEQKLLDSKIFGWMRLLGMPGVVAVTMTPLKGCGMWSGVLLSHLLKLPKTASYPLLVLGSALGCIFIYGIGETMKQLWALF is encoded by the coding sequence ATGCTCGACACCCTCACTTACCTGAAGCAGAACCTGTCGGATCACTTCGTGATCTACTTCATACCCCTCTATATCCTGGGGGGAAGGCCCGCCGCCGTCCTGAGCGCCCAGTTTCTCGGATACCGGATCTCCTTTCTCCTCCCGGTGGTCGTGCTGCTCGACACCATCCAGGTCCCGTTCCTATACCATCTCTACGGAGCGGTTTCGGACAGTGCACTTTTCAAGAGACTCAAGGGGAGGGCGGAGAAGAAAGAACAGAAACTTCTGGATTCCAAGATCTTCGGGTGGATGCGCCTCCTGGGAATGCCGGGGGTGGTTGCCGTAACCATGACTCCCTTGAAGGGATGCGGCATGTGGAGCGGAGTGCTCCTATCCCATCTCCTTAAACTACCCAAAACGGCCAGTTATCCTCTCCTGGTCCTGGGAAGCGCCTTGGGCTGCATTTTTATTTACGGAATAGGAGAAACCATGAAGCAGTTGTGGGCACTGTTCTGA
- a CDS encoding polysaccharide deacetylase family protein, producing MSIPNILTIDVEDWFHICGIENQLPESAWNRLEARVLPNTRKILDLLHEFRARATFFVLGYVAEREPDLIREIKARGHEIATHGFHHRRVYTQSPDQFREDLVRALEVLSEITGSPAEGFRAPEWSIRDDSLWALEILAGEGIRYDSSMAPLPVIGNPSYPTSPHRRMTRVGALWEFPPLVRETPFLNLPIGGGWGLRVFPYSLIRAAIRGLNRRGYPAVIFLHPREFDPRPPRIPLPLSRRFVLNARVKSTPERMRRLLEDFSFTSVEGYLEGLEMKPRLG from the coding sequence ATGAGCATACCAAATATCCTGACCATCGACGTGGAAGACTGGTTTCACATCTGCGGCATCGAAAACCAGCTCCCCGAGAGCGCCTGGAACCGGCTGGAGGCCAGGGTTCTCCCGAACACCCGGAAGATCCTGGATCTCCTTCACGAGTTCCGGGCAAGGGCCACCTTCTTCGTCCTGGGATACGTGGCCGAAAGAGAGCCCGACCTCATCCGCGAGATCAAGGCTAGGGGACACGAGATCGCCACCCACGGGTTCCACCACCGCCGGGTCTACACCCAGAGCCCGGATCAATTCAGGGAAGACCTGGTGAGAGCGCTTGAGGTCCTCTCGGAGATCACCGGTTCCCCCGCAGAGGGATTCCGGGCCCCGGAGTGGTCCATCAGGGATGATTCCCTCTGGGCCCTGGAGATCCTTGCCGGCGAAGGGATCCGGTACGATTCCAGCATGGCTCCACTGCCTGTCATCGGGAATCCAAGCTACCCCACTTCACCCCATCGGCGGATGACCCGGGTGGGAGCTCTGTGGGAGTTTCCCCCCCTAGTCCGGGAAACCCCATTTCTCAACCTCCCCATCGGCGGGGGATGGGGGTTACGGGTCTTTCCGTATTCCCTCATCCGGGCCGCGATCCGCGGGTTGAACCGGCGCGGCTATCCGGCGGTGATCTTCCTGCATCCTCGTGAGTTCGATCCCCGTCCGCCGAGGATCCCCCTCCCCCTCTCAAGACGCTTTGTGTTGAATGCCCGGGTGAAAAGCACGCCGGAAAGGATGCGCCGCCTTCTTGAGGACTTTTCCTTCACCTCGGTCGAGGGATACCTGGAAGGCCTTGAAATGAAGCCCCGACTCGGATAA
- a CDS encoding ATP-grasp domain-containing protein, whose protein sequence is MMEQRQGEVFITDGHWRKTLAAVRALGKKGVGVTVGETTWLATAAFSRYCCRRVRYPSPLLDPEGFVDRLLSLFSRNRYRLLLPMEDATLELVSRHLKDFSQWTYLPIVPPEKLAAARDKGSVLRLAGRLGIPSPKTWRFRDPAEVERVARKLPYPLVIKPRISSGALGVSYVHGPEALAGQYRAIHRIFPFPLIQEYIPREGAGFGASILMDENHRVRASFVHKRLREYPVSGGASTLRESVRRDDLLEMARTLLEALEWTGVAMVEFKLDPRDGICKLMEINPRFWGSLALAIASGVNFPYLLYRMSLGENFPPVDRYKVGVRCRWLLPGDILHFLHNPRRMKLNPSFFRFFDRKTSYDILSLKDPLPTLGRLLTPLTFLYDRDMKARLRQRRI, encoded by the coding sequence ATGATGGAGCAAAGACAAGGCGAAGTTTTCATCACGGATGGTCACTGGAGAAAAACCCTGGCCGCTGTCCGTGCCCTCGGAAAGAAGGGGGTGGGGGTCACGGTGGGTGAGACCACGTGGTTGGCCACGGCTGCCTTTTCACGGTACTGTTGCCGCAGGGTCCGGTACCCCTCTCCTCTCCTGGACCCTGAGGGGTTCGTGGATCGACTGCTCAGCCTGTTCTCCCGGAACCGCTATCGATTGCTGCTGCCCATGGAGGATGCCACTCTCGAACTCGTTTCCCGGCACCTCAAGGATTTCTCTCAATGGACCTACCTCCCCATCGTCCCCCCTGAGAAGCTTGCCGCCGCCCGGGACAAGGGATCGGTCCTTAGATTGGCCGGTCGGCTTGGAATTCCCTCGCCAAAGACCTGGCGGTTCAGGGACCCTGCAGAGGTCGAGAGAGTCGCCCGAAAACTTCCCTACCCTCTGGTCATCAAGCCCAGGATCTCCTCAGGGGCCCTCGGGGTCTCTTACGTGCACGGCCCGGAGGCCCTGGCCGGGCAGTACCGGGCGATCCATAGGATCTTTCCTTTTCCCTTGATCCAGGAATACATACCGAGGGAAGGAGCGGGTTTCGGGGCCAGTATCCTGATGGACGAGAACCACCGGGTCAGGGCCTCCTTCGTCCACAAGAGGCTGAGGGAGTACCCCGTTTCGGGGGGCGCCAGCACCCTCAGGGAAAGTGTCAGGAGGGACGATCTTCTTGAAATGGCCCGAACCCTGCTTGAGGCCCTTGAATGGACCGGCGTGGCCATGGTGGAATTCAAACTGGATCCACGGGACGGGATATGCAAGCTCATGGAAATCAACCCGAGGTTCTGGGGCTCCCTGGCCCTTGCTATCGCATCGGGCGTCAATTTCCCCTACCTTCTTTACCGCATGTCCCTGGGAGAGAACTTTCCGCCCGTGGATCGATACAAGGTCGGGGTGCGGTGCCGGTGGCTCCTCCCCGGTGACATCCTTCACTTTCTTCACAATCCCCGGCGCATGAAATTGAATCCCTCCTTCTTTCGTTTTTTCGACCGAAAAACTTCCTATGACATCCTGTCCCTGAAGGATCCCCTCCCGACCCTGGGACGACTCCTGACTCCCCTCACTTTTCTCTACGACAGGGACATGAAGGCCCGATTGAGACAGAGAAGAATATGA
- the fabG gene encoding 3-oxoacyl-[acyl-carrier-protein] reductase: MGGGAFKDKIIIVTGGTRGIGKAIALAFAGEGARVCVNYFSDKDSAGHMERALSEKGNPWMVLQADVSSRIEVEEMVRQVLTRWGHVDVLVNNAGIIRDKMLLFLKEEDWDHVIDTNLKGTYLVSRAVLRSMVARRFGRIINITSPSALTGRAGQTNYSASKGGIISFTKSLAREVARLGITVNAVCPGLISRSMTDRLDAKTREEFLEIIPMGRFGDPWEVASAALYLASERAGYVTGQVLSVDGGLT, translated from the coding sequence CTGGGCGGCGGAGCATTCAAGGACAAGATTATCATCGTAACGGGCGGAACCCGCGGCATCGGGAAGGCCATTGCTCTGGCTTTCGCCGGTGAGGGTGCCCGGGTGTGCGTGAACTATTTTTCCGACAAGGACAGTGCGGGCCACATGGAAAGGGCGTTGTCCGAGAAGGGCAACCCATGGATGGTCCTGCAGGCGGACGTCTCTTCCCGGATCGAGGTGGAGGAGATGGTCCGCCAGGTCCTGACCCGCTGGGGACACGTGGACGTTCTGGTAAACAATGCGGGCATTATTCGGGACAAGATGCTTCTTTTTCTCAAGGAGGAGGACTGGGACCACGTCATCGACACGAACTTGAAGGGCACTTACCTGGTTTCCAGGGCCGTGCTCAGGAGCATGGTGGCCCGCCGCTTCGGGCGGATCATCAACATCACCTCCCCAAGCGCCTTAACGGGACGGGCGGGACAGACCAATTACTCGGCCTCCAAAGGGGGAATCATTTCCTTCACCAAGTCCCTGGCAAGGGAGGTGGCCAGGCTGGGTATAACGGTCAATGCCGTGTGTCCGGGGCTGATATCCCGCTCCATGACGGACAGGCTGGACGCGAAGACCCGGGAAGAGTTCCTGGAAATCATCCCCATGGGGCGATTCGGGGACCCGTGGGAGGTGGCAAGCGCAGCCCTCTATCTGGCCTCGGAACGGGCGGGGTATGTCACCGGGCAGGTCCTGAGCGTGGATGGAGGCCTGACCTAG
- a CDS encoding acyl carrier protein: MTERTALEDLIRDEKSLVEYLKKWIIETLKLEDVKADQIDAGAPLFREGLGLDSIDALELVVALEREFKVVIEDEDVGKKAFASIDALAAFIREERGLGA; this comes from the coding sequence ATGACGGAGAGAACTGCTTTGGAAGATCTCATTCGCGACGAGAAGTCACTGGTTGAATACCTTAAGAAATGGATCATTGAAACCCTCAAACTGGAGGACGTGAAGGCCGATCAGATCGACGCCGGTGCGCCCCTTTTCCGCGAGGGACTGGGCCTTGATTCCATCGACGCCCTGGAGCTCGTTGTGGCCCTTGAAAGGGAATTCAAGGTCGTCATCGAGGACGAGGACGTGGGCAAGAAGGCCTTTGCTTCCATCGACGCCCTGGCGGCCTTCATCCGCGAAGAACGCGGACTTGGAGCCTGA
- a CDS encoding acyl-CoA thioesterase, which yields MRWMETEETVRFNEVDEWGMAWYGHYLAWFEVGRMFLLRRFDLLPRQMVELGYIAPVVRLECHYKHPAASGDRIIIRTTVERPEIAALNFRFQVLRKKDRRLLARGATTQVLLTTERKMIYWLRGELKERVLRMVDFCNRDQGAAR from the coding sequence ATGAGGTGGATGGAAACGGAGGAAACGGTCCGTTTCAACGAGGTGGATGAATGGGGAATGGCCTGGTATGGTCATTATCTGGCCTGGTTTGAGGTCGGACGAATGTTTTTGCTGAGACGGTTCGACCTGCTTCCCCGACAAATGGTGGAGCTTGGGTATATCGCCCCCGTCGTTCGCCTGGAATGCCATTACAAGCACCCTGCCGCCTCCGGGGATCGGATCATCATTCGCACCACCGTGGAAAGACCCGAGATCGCTGCCTTGAACTTTCGCTTCCAGGTTCTTCGCAAGAAGGACAGGAGACTCCTGGCCCGAGGGGCCACGACCCAGGTACTCCTGACCACCGAGAGGAAGATGATCTACTGGTTGAGGGGCGAATTAAAAGAACGGGTCCTCCGGATGGT